The following proteins come from a genomic window of Nicotiana tomentosiformis chromosome 12, ASM39032v3, whole genome shotgun sequence:
- the LOC138903350 gene encoding uncharacterized protein gives MAAPPNFEEGQSTYMPPRFNGQYYRWWKTRMHDFIMAEDFELWDVICDGTFVPTKTSGDPAVTIPKTRKEFNDADRKAIENNFRAKKILVCGIGPDEYNRISAASQLKKSGKLSRQFTKEQHRSSNPISTCSQLNTSSSG, from the coding sequence atggctgccccaccaaactttgaagaaggtcagtCTACCTACATGCCACCAAGGTTCAATGGCCAGTATTATAGATGGTGGAAGACTAGGATGCACGACttcatcatggctgaagattTCGAGCTTTGGGACGTCATCTGTGATGGAACCTTCGTTCCCACAAAAACCAGTGGCGACCCTGCTGTAACGATTCCCAAAACAAGAAAAGAATTCAATGATGCCGACCGAAaagccatagaaaataattttcgtgcaaagaaaattCTCGTTTGTGGCATTGGTCCTGATGAATACAACAGGATATCGGCTGCCAGTCAGCTAAAGAAATCTGGGAAGCTCTCCAGACAGTTCACGAAGGAACAACACAGGTCAAGCAATCCAATATCGACATGCTCACAACTGAATACGAGCTCTTCAGGATGA
- the LOC138903351 gene encoding GRIP domain-containing protein RUD3-like has protein sequence MWQAKTLHQGLSLLKQDQFKHNTDKVAKRNPVPDKRFKRKNIADNVVKQALATWGDSSSEPEEDNDHGDSSMIVVKSEATEYDSIFALMAQSDDDEDDDDGDEVNFLDVQRNLKSYSPKKLMSLANVLIDAYHSLINDKNTLIVELGEAEQFKDDLVVVVVDLKETIESLKEEKDALTEKITNVEHERDDLVVVVVDLKETIECAKKEKEVLIEKVANLELERDDLVVVVVDLKETIESEVKGEGRHETLHKGKEVANETHLRLEDEMKTVKSRLCIELEKNKQLQEELGRVKSDLEKSLKWTWSSDAITAMYINNGENMQGIGFQREKTPYNPHSKYVTIPDNLLCTHCGNNGHLKENCKARVQSQQKNKVFAKKVTTARAPVKGSSQQWYMDNGCSKHMTGNTVDFLSLKALQGGSVSFGNGKKGYILGVGRIGKSLFHSIKNVNYVNGLKYSLLSVSQICDKGNKWNLCQKYAQSQIL, from the exons ATGTGGCAAGCAAAGACACTTCATCAAGGATTGTCCCTCCTAAAGCAAGATCaattcaagcacaacacagacaaagtagccaagaggaacccggttcctgataAACGCTTCAAGAGAAAGAATATCGCTGACAATGTTGTAAAGCAAGCTCTTGCTACATGGGGAGACTCCTCAAGCGAACCTGAAGAAGATAATGATCATGGTGACAGTTCAATGATAGTAGTAAAAAGTGAAGCAACTGAGTATGACTCTATTTTTGCCTTGATGGCTcagtctgatgatgatgaagatgacgacGATGGTGATGAGGTAAATTTTTTGGATGTTCAGAGAAATCTGAAATCTTATTCTCCTAAAAAACTCATGTCTTTGGCAAATGTTTTAATTGATGCATACcacagtcttataaatgataaaaatactcTAATTGTGGAATTAGGAGAAGCAGAacaatttaaagatgacctagtAGTCGTTGTGGTAGATTTAAAAGAAACTATTGAGAGtttgaaagaagaaaaagatgcCCTAACTGAAAAAATTACAAATGTAGAACATGAAAGAGATGATCTAGTGGTTGTTGTGGTTGATTTAAAAGAGACTATTGAGTGTGCTAAGAAAGAGAAAGAAGTTTTAATTGAAAAAGTTGCTAACTTAGAACTTGAGAGAGATGATCTAGTAGTAGTGGTGGTTGATTTGAAGGAAACCATTGAGAgt GAAGTGAAAGGAGAGGGTAGGCATGAGACTCTTCACAAAGGTAAGGAAGTTGCTAATGAAACACATCTTAGGCTTGAAGATGAGATGAAGACAGTGAAGTCTAGACTGTGTATTGAACTTGAAAAGAACAAACAACTTCAGGAAGAACTAGGAAGAGTCAAGagtgatcttgaaaaatcactcaaatggacctggtcctctgatgctaTCACTGCCATGTACATAAACAATGGGGAAAACATGCAGGGAATTGGGTTTCAAAGGGAAAAGACTCCCtacaaccctcatagcaagtatgttactaTACCCGATAATTTATTGTGTACTCACTGTGGTAACAATGGGCACCTTAAGGAAAACTGCAAGGCTAGGGTTCAGTCtcaacagaaaaataaagtttttgctaAGAAAGTAACTACTGCTAGAGCACCTG tgaaggggagcagccaacaatggtacatggataatggttgctcaaagcacatgactggAAACACAGTCGATTTTCTTTCACTGAAggccctgcaaggagggagtgtatcctttggaaatggcaaaaaaggatacattctgggagttggaaggattggCAAGTCACTCTTTCACTCGATTAAAAATGTGAACTATGTCAATGGTCTGAAGTACAGCCTGTTGAGTGTCTCTCAGATATGTGACAAGGGAAACAagtggaatttgtgtcaaaaataTGCACAGTCACAAATCTTGTGA